Proteins from a genomic interval of Actinoalloteichus hymeniacidonis:
- the mce gene encoding methylmalonyl-CoA epimerase — MHSTISSFVTAIDHVGIAVHDLDSAIAFHREHFGLVVAHVETNEDQGVREAMLRAPGDSGEGTAVQLLAPLTSESPIGRFLDRSGPGLQQLAYRVTDVAAAAAALRASGLRVLYETARRGTAGSLCNFVHPRDAGGVLVELVEPAPSSEH, encoded by the coding sequence ATGCACAGCACGATCTCGTCCTTCGTCACCGCGATCGACCATGTCGGCATCGCGGTCCACGATCTGGATTCCGCCATCGCCTTCCATCGCGAGCATTTCGGTCTCGTCGTCGCACACGTGGAGACCAACGAGGACCAGGGAGTGCGCGAGGCGATGCTGCGCGCACCCGGCGACTCCGGCGAGGGCACGGCGGTTCAGCTATTGGCACCGTTGACCTCGGAGTCCCCGATCGGCCGATTCCTGGACCGCTCCGGCCCCGGCCTGCAACAGCTCGCCTACCGGGTCACCGACGTGGCCGCAGCGGCGGCGGCCCTGCGGGCGAGTGGACTTCGAGTGCTGTACGAGACCGCACGGCGTGGGACGGCGGGCAGTCTCTGCAACTTCGTGCATCCCAGGGATGCGGGCGGGGTGCTGGTCGAGCTGGTCGAGCCTGCCCCTTCCTCGGAGCACTGA
- a CDS encoding DUF1028 domain-containing protein codes for MTFSIVARDSTTGELGAAVAGCVLAIGARAIIVEPGVAAVSVLAAGGTAEQRGIIDRIKAGTHPESAIAAIDPGREVQCGAVGRAGAGTWTGPDTPAHATDLVEEHYAVQGNLLTLPVVCEAMSETFLDTTGPLARRLLAALRAGQQAGGDVRGQQSAGLVVRSPDANEVLPLDLRVDDHRDPLRELSRLLDVHRAHDLLAGNADRLHEDADLAQRLVDAAERIPGDSLLTGWAAAGAVAHDMAEAPVLAAAADLLSPTFPAWCAHQASLGGPLAPAWRSLGAVG; via the coding sequence GTGACCTTCTCGATCGTTGCCAGAGACTCGACCACCGGCGAGCTGGGCGCTGCCGTGGCAGGCTGCGTCCTCGCGATCGGTGCCAGAGCGATCATCGTGGAGCCCGGCGTCGCCGCTGTGTCGGTCCTGGCCGCAGGCGGCACCGCCGAACAGCGGGGCATCATCGATCGGATCAAGGCCGGGACGCACCCGGAATCGGCCATCGCCGCGATCGACCCGGGGCGGGAGGTGCAGTGCGGCGCCGTGGGGCGCGCGGGAGCAGGCACCTGGACCGGGCCGGACACTCCGGCCCACGCGACCGATCTCGTCGAGGAGCACTATGCGGTGCAGGGCAACCTGTTGACCCTGCCGGTGGTCTGCGAGGCGATGTCGGAGACCTTCCTGGACACCACCGGACCCTTGGCCCGCAGACTGCTCGCGGCCCTGCGCGCCGGGCAGCAGGCCGGCGGGGATGTGCGGGGTCAGCAGTCCGCCGGGTTGGTGGTGCGCAGTCCGGACGCCAACGAGGTCCTGCCGTTGGATCTGCGGGTCGACGACCACCGGGACCCGCTGCGGGAGTTGAGTAGACTGCTCGACGTCCATCGCGCCCACGACCTGCTGGCAGGCAACGCCGACCGGCTCCACGAGGATGCCGACCTGGCTCAGCGGCTGGTCGACGCCGCCGAGCGCATCCCAGGGGACTCGCTACTCACCGGCTGGGCCGCTGCGGGAGCGGTCGCCCACGACATGGCCGAGGCGCCCGTGCTGGCGGCCGCCGCCGATCTGCTGTCGCCGACGTTCCCGGCGTGGTGTGCGCATCAGGCCTCCCTCGGCGGCCCGCTGGCACCCGCTTGGCGCAGTCTCGGCGCCGTTGGCTGA